In Candidatus Dormiibacterota bacterium, the sequence TTCGGCGATACGATCGTTCGCGAGGTGATGCAACCGCGCCCGAATATCGTGGCCGTCTCGGTCGACGATTCGCCGCGCCGCGCGCTCGACGTGGTGATCTCCGAAGGCTATTCCAAGCTCCCGGTATTTCAAGAATCGAAGGACGATATCGTCGGCGTCGTACACGACCGCGAATTATTGATCGGTCTGGCTACGGGCAATCTCGCGCAAAGCAGTTTGCGCACGCTGATGCGTCCGGTCGTCCACGTGCCCGAGACGAAGAAACTCGCCGAATTGCTGCGCGAGATGCAGCGCGATAAATTCTCGATGGCGATCGTCGTCGACGAGTACGGCGGTACTGCCGGCCTGGTGACGATGGAAGATCTGCTCGAAGAAATCGTCGGCGAGATTCGCGACGAACACGACGAAGACGAGCAGGAGGCGATCGCTATCGTTTCGCCGCGCGAAGCGGTAGTCGAGGCCGGCACCAGCATCGACGATGTGAACGACGAACTCGGCACGGCCTTGCCGACCGACGATTTCGAGACGATCGGTGGCTACATCGTCGGTTTATTCGGACGTTTGCCGACCGAGGGAGAAGAAGTCGAAGCGGACGATCGCACGCGCTTGCGCGTCGAGCGAACGCGGGGGCGTCGCATCCTAGCCGTACGCATTTATACCGACGGCGACGTGCAGCAGACGCAAAGCAATGGGCAGGCGGTGGCCGGTAGCAGCGATGTCTCCTGAGGCGCTTTTGGAACGAGCGCGCGCGGCTCGCGGGAGCGCATACGCACCCTATTCGCAGTTCGCCGTCGGTGCGGCGGTGGAGACCATCGACGGCGACGTCGTCGTCGGATGCAACGTGGAGAATGCGAGTTACGGGCTCTCGATCTGCGCCGAGCGGGCGGCGTTAGTGCATGCGATAGCCTTGGGGCATCGGTCGTTTCGTGCGATCGCGATCGCCGGCCCGGATGGGGCTGTGGCCGCGCCCTGCGGCGCCTGTCGCCAGTTCATCGTCGAATTCGGCGAAGGGATTGCGGTGATCTACGTGGGCTCCGCCGGCCCGATCCAAACGAGCGCCGGGGAACTGCTCCCACACGCGTTCGGGCCGCACAGCCTCGCGTAAGGAGCGGCAGTGAGCGCAGCGCGATCGTACAAAACCAACGCGGTCGTCTTGCGCGGTCGCCAGTTGGGCGAAGCCGACCGTATCTTCACGCTGTTCACCGATCAGCGCGGAAAGCTCGATGCGGTCGCAAAGGGGGTCCGGCGGCCGAAAAGTCACCTCTCCGGTCGTTTGGAATTCGGAAACGAATGCGTGATGACCATGCACCGCGGGCGTTCGCTCGATGTCATCGTTGCCGCGGATATTGCGCGAGCGCCGTGGAGCAAGCTGGTCGATCCCGATCGCTTCGCGGTGTTTTCGCTGGTCGCCGAAGTGATCGACGCTTTCTGCGAGCCCGATCTGCCCATGCCGGACGTGTATGCGCTGCTGACCGGAGCGGTCGCGGCGATCGCGGCGAGCGACGAGCCGCGATCGCTGATTCCGCGCTTTTCCATACGCCTGCTGTGCGCGCTCGGGCTAGACCCGGCGGTCGATTGCTGTGTGCGTTGCTCGCTCGATTTCGAAGGACACGCGTGGCTCGATCCCGATGCCGGGGGCTTGATCTGCGGAGCGTGCCGCGAGCGCTGGCGCGATTTGATCGAATTCGACGAAGCGGACTTGCAGAACGTGCGCGCCGTCGGAGCCGCTAAAGGGAGCGCGGCCCGCGCCACCGTACGCGCAACGCCGCGCGTCGAACGCGCGATCGAAACGCTACTCGCGCACCACTTGGGCCGCCGCCCGAAAGCGAGCATCCGATGAGTATCATGGCGCTCGACGTCGGCACCAAGCGGATCGGCGTCGCGATTGCCGACCCGAGCGGAACGTTCGCCTTGCCCGTCGGAACGGTCGAGCGCTCCACCCTCAACGCCGATTTGGAGCGACTCGCCGAGTATCTCACGTCGTACGCCGTGACCGATTTGGTGATCGGCGATCCGGTCGCGCTCTCGGGGGAGCGCGGGATCGCGGCTCAAAAGATGGATGCGTTCATCGAACAACTCGCGCGGATCTATGCGGGGCGCGTCCACCGCGTAGACGAGCGCATGACCACGGCGCAGGCGACCAAGACGTTGATCGCCGCGGATGTCTCGCGCAAGAAACGCAAAGGAGTGGTAGATAAGATGGCGGCCGCGCTCATTTTGGAGACGTTTCTGTCGCGGCGCAGAAACGAGGCGCGCTGATGCGCGTACTCCTGCGAATCCTCGCAACGCTCGCGACCGTCGTCGTTCTGGTGGCCGCCTCGATCGCCGCCTGGTTCGCCTACGCGGCGTTTGGGGACCGCTCCCTGCCTGCCGTACCCAAGCAAGTCGTCATCGTTCGCGGTTCGTCGCTGGCCGATATCGCCGAGGAGCTTTCGAACAACCGCGTGATCGCAAACGGCCTGGCCTTTCGGTTGCTTGCGCGCCTCCAAGGTAGCGAAGAAGACGTGCGAGCGGGCGCGTACCGATTTGCCCCGCATCAGAGCCAAAATGAGATCCTCCAGGAACTGCGCACGGGCGGAGCACAGATCGCGCGCTGGGTGACGTTCCCCGAGGGATTTACCGACCGGCAGATCGCGCAGCGATTGCAAGACGAAGGTATCGCGAGCGCCGCAGTGCTCGATCGCCGGTTCGCAACCACCGGGCTGAACGTCGGTGGTACGCGCACGCGGAACCTAGAGGGCTATCTCTTTCCCAGCACCTACCTGGTCGACG encodes:
- a CDS encoding cytidine deaminase, translating into MSPEALLERARAARGSAYAPYSQFAVGAAVETIDGDVVVGCNVENASYGLSICAERAALVHAIALGHRSFRAIAIAGPDGAVAAPCGACRQFIVEFGEGIAVIYVGSAGPIQTSAGELLPHAFGPHSLA
- the ruvX gene encoding Holliday junction resolvase RuvX, producing MSIMALDVGTKRIGVAIADPSGTFALPVGTVERSTLNADLERLAEYLTSYAVTDLVIGDPVALSGERGIAAQKMDAFIEQLARIYAGRVHRVDERMTTAQATKTLIAADVSRKKRKGVVDKMAAALILETFLSRRRNEAR
- the mltG gene encoding endolytic transglycosylase MltG, with amino-acid sequence MRVLLRILATLATVVVLVAASIAAWFAYAAFGDRSLPAVPKQVVIVRGSSLADIAEELSNNRVIANGLAFRLLARLQGSEEDVRAGAYRFAPHQSQNEILQELRTGGAQIARWVTFPEGFTDRQIAQRLQDEGIASAAVLDRRFATTGLNVGGTRTRNLEGYLFPSTYLVDVAATPSQIVTMLTGQFFKELPADAAQRAAALHVTVPQAVTVASLVEREAKIDADRPMIAGVIYNRLRAHMPLQIDATIEYALPHHKAELSYADLKIDSPYNTYLHEGLPPTPIANPGLPSLEAALHPAKTDALYYVYCGGGHHVFAKTLEQHQANVARCLK
- a CDS encoding hemolysin family protein codes for the protein FGDTIVREVMQPRPNIVAVSVDDSPRRALDVVISEGYSKLPVFQESKDDIVGVVHDRELLIGLATGNLAQSSLRTLMRPVVHVPETKKLAELLREMQRDKFSMAIVVDEYGGTAGLVTMEDLLEEIVGEIRDEHDEDEQEAIAIVSPREAVVEAGTSIDDVNDELGTALPTDDFETIGGYIVGLFGRLPTEGEEVEADDRTRLRVERTRGRRILAVRIYTDGDVQQTQSNGQAVAGSSDVS
- the recO gene encoding DNA repair protein RecO, translated to MSAARSYKTNAVVLRGRQLGEADRIFTLFTDQRGKLDAVAKGVRRPKSHLSGRLEFGNECVMTMHRGRSLDVIVAADIARAPWSKLVDPDRFAVFSLVAEVIDAFCEPDLPMPDVYALLTGAVAAIAASDEPRSLIPRFSIRLLCALGLDPAVDCCVRCSLDFEGHAWLDPDAGGLICGACRERWRDLIEFDEADLQNVRAVGAAKGSAARATVRATPRVERAIETLLAHHLGRRPKASIR